Proteins encoded within one genomic window of Paramisgurnus dabryanus chromosome 13, PD_genome_1.1, whole genome shotgun sequence:
- the LOC135717728 gene encoding serine/threonine-protein kinase Nek8, protein MAYSTQTLAKGCFGKIYKEKFGDAWAAIKRVPVEYISRHDLERECQVYHNVRHPNVVKLLGDPWMKDYMWYIPLEFIFGEDLETTIFKAQISKIQLTPAVKATIIIGMCDGLLHLHNKDVVHQDLKPDNIMIEHQTCRAVIIDLGLAKFLKNGLSSAQNMGNEAYSAPEILQRGGIRDKRSDVWAMGKIIAELCARIRLMTQYVSASKILEILKDQPYCTAVCRMVDTNPVSRVTMAGVISEIRRAGSVAQMNVRPSDVTMAQGNEMRGNQRRAQQVASPPKMEIKKPPVNQIYYHQDPPQQREMGKGAVVPLKGPGANNPMSLMSFPCPLPETGKVIQERYNEEKGAMEYKEIVTKGGKIIKYEKVQIMKDS, encoded by the exons ATGGCGTACTCCACACAAACACTGGCTAAAGGCTGCTttggaaaaatatataaagagaAGTTTGGAGACGCATGGGCTGCTATAAAGAGAGTCCCTGTAGAATACATCAGCAGACACGACCTGGAAAGAGAATGCCAAGTATATCa TAATGTTCGGCATCCCAATGTGGTGAAGCTTCTTGGTGACCCTTGGATGAAAGATTATATGTGGTACATTCCTTTGGAATTTATTTTTGGAGAAGATCTTGAGACAACCATCTTTAAAGCACAAATCTCCAAAATACAG TTGACTCCAGCAGTAAAAGCCACGATCATTATTGGTATGTGTGATGGTTTGCTTCATCTGCACAATAAAGACGTCGTCCACCAAGACCTTAAACCTGATAACATCATG ATCGAGCATCAAACCTGTCGTGCTGTGATCATTGACTTGGGGTTGGCAAAGTTTCTCAAAAACGGACTCAGCTCTGCACAAAATATGGGCAATGAAGCGTACTCAGCTCCCGAGATCCTGCAGAGAGGTGGAATTCGTGACAAGCGATCAGATGTTTGGGCGATGGGTAAAATCATAGCTGAACTCTGTGCCAGGATCAGGTTAATGACTCAATATGTGTCTGCCAGCAAAATTCTGGAAATTCTTAAAGATCAACCATACTGTACGGCAGTTTGCAGGATGGTGGACACCAATCCAGTTTCTAGAGTTACTATGGCTGGAGTCATCTCAGAAATACGAAGAGCTGGATCAGTAGCACAAATGAACGTCAGGCCAAGTGACGTCACTATGGCACAGGGAAATGAAATGAGGGGAAATCAAAGGCGGGCTCAGCAAGTAGCTTCGCCACCTAAGATGGAGATAAAGAAACCTCCTGTAAATCAGATATATTATCACCAGGATCCACCTCAACAGAGGGAAATGGGAAAGGGAGCAGTCGTCCCATTAAAAGGACCGGGTGCGAACAATCCGATGTCCCTAATGTCATTTCCTTGCCCCCTACCAGAGACTGGAAAAGTGATTCAAGAACGCTATAATGAGGAGAAAGGAGCTATGGAATATAAAGAGATCGTCACAAAGGGagggaaaatcattaaatatgaaaaagtgCAAATAATGAAAGATTCCTAA